From one Elusimicrobiaceae bacterium genomic stretch:
- a CDS encoding DUF1232 domain-containing protein — protein MNDFKTFFSMMRAVLQRRYPMPWKTFFVALFCVFYLFSPVDLLPDIMPLLGITDDATFVLLVLALIKQDLNKFKQTTSLKPPKEDVIDAGDIKDHKK, from the coding sequence ATGAACGACTTTAAAACATTTTTTTCTATGATGCGTGCCGTACTTCAACGGCGTTATCCTATGCCTTGGAAAACGTTTTTTGTCGCTCTTTTTTGTGTATTTTATCTGTTTAGTCCGGTGGATTTGTTGCCCGATATTATGCCGCTTTTGGGCATTACAGACGATGCCACTTTCGTTCTGCTTGTATTGGCACTAATTAAACAAGACCTAAACAAATTTAAACAGACAACGTCTTTAAAACCACCCAAAGAAGATGTTATAGATGCAGGTGACATCAAAGACCACAAAAAATAA
- a CDS encoding AsmA family protein, whose protein sequence is MKKLFKILAILAVLAAILLIAAFITLKIMFPADKLKTMAQQYTQKNFNREIAFSDVSFNLIGITLDDFALSESGTFQENGTFAKADQAIVKIAFTPLLKKRIEVSTIGLEGLDITVIKNKDGKFNFDDFLTPSTQESTPNTTIQTKEEKKENSSFEITAEKVYATDCNLYYKDLQNNMQASVTKLNLQINAFDLHTPFPISFSFITDYQDSTGLTVQIPVRAELMLSLAGLDMPKASAEVQKFTLDYKEIFFGLQGSATNFANPSINLQGKISGLSNKALADLTSDLPDFILPDILFSAQTDLNLDKSSADIKQAKLSIQDSAITAQGNVSWGGNKTSYQVNSSIGLDLSQIAKMAKMMDGFGLGGKVSGNIRATDKNNAQDMSGKISLSDLKVQYAPMDISSLQGDIVLKSLGDISCNSLKGLLNGEKFDASFAYKDLSGVLDLVFHFDLDKLTLTSFDFQNSSSEKEATAQQTPTPAEEKTASAETFFNVKGDIKIGQIKVPYFTTQGITLNANVQHASASMKKTNGTVSFNLQEGAITDLNSFVKESKIVKILLLPFTIINKVTSKLGVEIFPTQKAEDKGKIKFSSGSGSYLFKNGLMTIEETHFNSAVSDMKAAGSLDFNTEKLDMKVSATVLTSQTPIVIKIGGTITEPSGKLDVAGTAISLVGGILNYKTPVKAAKTTAGTAKTVVDNTAQLGTTAVKDTVNTAVDTIKSIGGLFKSSKKETSDSK, encoded by the coding sequence ATGAAAAAATTATTTAAAATTCTAGCCATCTTAGCGGTTTTGGCCGCCATACTATTGATTGCAGCGTTTATTACGCTTAAAATCATGTTTCCTGCCGATAAATTAAAAACAATGGCACAGCAATATACTCAAAAGAATTTCAACCGAGAAATTGCCTTTTCTGATGTTTCTTTTAATTTAATTGGTATTACCTTAGACGATTTTGCCCTTTCGGAATCGGGTACCTTTCAAGAAAACGGCACTTTTGCCAAAGCCGATCAAGCAATAGTAAAAATAGCTTTTACACCTCTACTGAAAAAAAGAATAGAGGTTTCCACCATTGGCTTAGAAGGATTAGATATTACCGTTATTAAAAATAAAGACGGTAAATTTAATTTTGATGATTTCTTGACGCCTTCCACTCAAGAAAGCACCCCAAACACAACAATTCAAACAAAAGAAGAAAAAAAAGAAAATTCTTCTTTTGAAATAACGGCAGAAAAAGTGTACGCTACAGATTGTAATCTTTATTACAAAGATTTGCAAAACAATATGCAAGCATCTGTCACCAAACTTAACCTGCAAATCAATGCCTTTGACTTACACACTCCCTTCCCCATCAGTTTTTCTTTTATAACCGATTATCAGGATTCCACCGGTCTGACGGTACAAATACCGGTGCGGGCCGAACTGATGCTTTCTTTGGCAGGATTGGATATGCCCAAAGCCAGCGCAGAAGTGCAAAAATTTACTTTAGATTACAAAGAGATTTTCTTTGGACTGCAAGGTTCTGCTACAAATTTTGCCAATCCATCTATAAACTTACAGGGTAAAATTTCAGGTCTTTCCAACAAAGCCTTAGCAGACTTGACCTCCGACTTGCCTGATTTTATATTGCCGGACATTTTGTTTTCTGCCCAGACAGATCTCAACTTGGATAAATCTTCAGCAGACATTAAGCAAGCCAAACTTTCTATCCAAGATTCCGCCATTACCGCTCAAGGAAACGTAAGTTGGGGGGGGAACAAGACCTCCTATCAAGTTAACAGTTCCATTGGTTTAGATTTGAGTCAAATTGCCAAAATGGCTAAAATGATGGACGGTTTTGGTTTGGGTGGCAAAGTGAGCGGAAATATCCGAGCCACCGACAAAAACAACGCACAAGACATGAGCGGTAAAATTAGCCTTTCCGATTTAAAGGTGCAATATGCGCCGATGGACATTTCTTCCCTACAGGGGGATATTGTATTAAAATCTTTAGGAGATATTTCTTGTAATTCGTTGAAAGGTTTACTCAACGGAGAAAAGTTTGATGCTTCTTTTGCTTATAAAGATCTTAGCGGAGTGTTGGACTTAGTCTTTCATTTTGACTTAGACAAATTAACCCTCACTTCTTTTGACTTCCAAAACAGTTCTTCTGAAAAAGAAGCCACGGCCCAACAAACGCCGACACCCGCAGAAGAAAAAACAGCCTCTGCAGAAACCTTTTTCAATGTGAAAGGCGATATTAAGATAGGGCAAATCAAGGTGCCGTATTTCACCACGCAGGGTATCACCTTAAATGCAAATGTGCAACATGCAAGTGCCAGCATGAAAAAAACCAACGGGACCGTTTCTTTTAATCTGCAAGAAGGTGCTATTACAGACTTAAATTCTTTTGTAAAAGAAAGTAAAATTGTCAAAATTTTACTTCTTCCCTTCACCATCATTAACAAAGTGACATCTAAACTGGGAGTGGAAATTTTCCCGACACAAAAAGCGGAAGATAAAGGCAAAATCAAGTTCTCCTCCGGTTCGGGAAGTTATTTGTTTAAAAACGGTTTAATGACCATTGAAGAAACGCATTTTAACTCTGCCGTCAGCGATATGAAAGCGGCCGGTTCTTTAGACTTTAATACCGAAAAGTTGGATATGAAAGTTTCGGCTACGGTGCTCACATCCCAAACCCCGATTGTAATTAAAATAGGTGGCACCATAACAGAGCCTTCCGGCAAGTTAGACGTAGCCGGTACGGCAATATCTCTGGTAGGGGGAATACTAAACTATAAAACACCCGTTAAAGCGGCAAAAACTACGGCTGGTACGGCTAAAACGGTAGTTGATAACACTGCCCAATTAGGGACAACTGCCGTAAAAGATACGGTCAATACAGCGGTAGATACCATTAAAAGTATTGGCGGACTTTTTAAAAGTTCTAAAAAAGAAACCAGTGACTCAAAATAA
- a CDS encoding NAD(+) synthase — MKFGFIKVAAAIPQVQVADCAFNAEQIKNLILQASKSGVEAVVFPELSITGYTCGDLFYQSVLLNAAEDALASLLKETAATACLSAVGMPVRVGNALYNCAIVFQKGKILGVVPKSFLPNYGEFAEKRWFVSAEESTAEEIVLAGQEVPFGTDLLFACKDAVLAVELGADLSAPISLSSWASVAGANVILNLSAYSETVGKEEYLKRLVSDQSVHCCCGYVCASAGIGESSTDSVFSGNACIAENGQVLASAKRFELQEQLIISEIDVEKMQCLRRENTVFGRHVFSNEYRTISFELPTSDSFALLRHISPYPFLVQKDQEKQCEDILSIQAYGLLQRLRHTRCQKVILGISGGLDSTLALLVVVKAFDKLGLDRKGIIGVTMPCFGTTDRTYQNSLKLMNALKITSKEINIKQSCLQHLQDIEHPLSARDVTYENVQARERTQVLMDLANQQNALVIGTGDLSELALGWATYNGDHMSMYGVNSGVAKTLVRHLVAYVAQTSQDKDLSSVLREVLDTPVSPELLPPSGQKISQKTEDLVGPYELHDFYLYHFVRFGFSAKKIFCLAQHAFGNKYKDAEIKKWLSTFLRRFFAQQFKRSCLPDGPKVGPVSLSPRGEWHMPSDAKVSLWLQECEEL, encoded by the coding sequence ATGAAATTTGGTTTTATCAAGGTGGCGGCAGCCATACCTCAGGTACAGGTGGCCGATTGTGCATTTAATGCCGAACAAATTAAAAACTTGATTCTTCAAGCCTCTAAATCCGGTGTTGAAGCGGTGGTATTTCCGGAACTTAGCATTACCGGTTATACTTGCGGGGATTTGTTTTATCAATCTGTTTTATTAAATGCGGCAGAAGATGCTTTGGCAAGTTTGCTGAAAGAAACCGCCGCTACTGCTTGTTTGTCGGCCGTCGGAATGCCGGTACGGGTAGGAAATGCTTTATACAATTGTGCCATAGTTTTTCAGAAGGGTAAAATTTTAGGAGTTGTCCCTAAATCTTTTTTACCCAATTATGGTGAATTTGCGGAAAAACGTTGGTTTGTCAGCGCAGAAGAGTCTACTGCCGAAGAAATTGTGTTAGCTGGCCAAGAAGTACCTTTCGGTACGGATTTATTGTTCGCCTGTAAAGACGCCGTTTTGGCTGTAGAGTTGGGAGCAGATTTATCTGCACCTATTTCTCTTTCTTCTTGGGCATCTGTAGCCGGAGCCAATGTTATTTTAAATTTATCTGCCTATAGCGAAACAGTAGGTAAAGAAGAATATCTAAAACGTTTGGTTTCCGACCAGTCGGTTCATTGTTGTTGCGGGTATGTGTGTGCCAGTGCAGGAATTGGTGAATCTTCTACGGATTCGGTGTTTAGCGGAAATGCGTGTATTGCTGAAAACGGCCAGGTATTGGCCTCAGCCAAAAGATTTGAGTTGCAAGAGCAACTTATTATTTCTGAAATTGATGTGGAAAAAATGCAATGTCTTCGTCGGGAAAATACGGTGTTCGGCCGGCATGTCTTTTCGAATGAATATAGAACGATTTCTTTTGAATTGCCGACGTCTGATTCTTTTGCTTTGCTTAGACATATCTCCCCGTATCCTTTTTTGGTGCAGAAAGATCAGGAAAAACAGTGTGAAGATATTTTGTCCATTCAAGCATATGGCCTTTTGCAACGTTTACGCCATACCCGTTGTCAAAAGGTAATATTGGGGATTTCCGGAGGGCTGGACAGTACACTGGCTCTGTTGGTAGTGGTGAAGGCTTTTGATAAATTAGGTTTAGATCGTAAAGGGATTATTGGGGTGACGATGCCTTGTTTCGGGACGACGGATCGCACTTATCAAAATTCTTTAAAATTGATGAATGCTTTAAAGATTACGTCTAAAGAGATAAACATTAAACAATCTTGCTTGCAACATTTACAAGATATTGAACATCCTTTGTCTGCTCGTGATGTGACCTATGAAAATGTGCAAGCGCGTGAGCGTACGCAGGTTTTGATGGATTTAGCCAATCAGCAAAATGCTTTAGTAATCGGAACGGGTGATTTGTCTGAATTAGCATTAGGTTGGGCCACTTATAACGGAGATCACATGAGTATGTACGGGGTAAATAGCGGGGTTGCTAAAACCTTAGTACGTCATTTGGTTGCGTATGTAGCACAAACATCTCAAGATAAAGATTTATCTTCTGTATTGCGTGAAGTGTTGGATACGCCGGTCAGCCCGGAACTATTGCCCCCCTCCGGTCAAAAAATCAGCCAAAAGACGGAAGATTTAGTTGGACCTTATGAATTGCATGATTTTTATTTATATCACTTTGTACGTTTTGGATTTTCTGCCAAAAAGATATTTTGCTTAGCCCAACATGCCTTTGGCAACAAATATAAAGATGCAGAAATAAAAAAATGGCTTTCTACTTTTTTAAGACGTTTCTTTGCCCAGCAATTCAAACGTTCTTGTTTACCTGACGGACCCAAAGTAGGTCCTGTCAGCTTGTCTCCGCGCGGAGAATGGCATATGCCAAGCGATGCTAAGGTATCGCTATGGTTGCAGGAGTGTGAAGAACTGTAA
- a CDS encoding transcriptional coactivator p15/PC4 family protein, with protein sequence MPETSFSILSEIGVIALGDGNEIRFSVDAYRGYRYASIRKYLTSDGYSGATRIGITMTEEIVKALAPLIAALPDTPAEVKDVELGKFAKRPGLSVVVRVSTFQGIRGLDFRQWQEDDAYKGWTKKGIRLSLDNIKEIKALFAKMAQYFN encoded by the coding sequence ATGCCTGAAACGAGTTTTTCGATATTGTCTGAAATAGGGGTTATTGCTTTGGGGGACGGTAATGAAATTAGGTTTTCCGTTGATGCATATAGAGGCTACCGTTATGCTTCTATTCGTAAGTATTTAACCTCCGACGGTTATAGCGGTGCTACGAGAATAGGTATTACCATGACGGAAGAGATTGTAAAAGCACTGGCCCCGTTGATTGCGGCCTTGCCGGATACCCCTGCGGAAGTAAAAGATGTGGAATTGGGAAAATTTGCCAAAAGGCCGGGCCTGTCGGTAGTGGTGCGTGTGAGCACCTTTCAAGGAATAAGGGGATTGGATTTCCGACAATGGCAGGAAGATGATGCTTATAAAGGTTGGACCAAAAAAGGGATACGTCTTTCTTTAGATAATATAAAAGAAATTAAAGCACTTTTTGCCAAAATGGCACAGTATTTTAATTAA
- a CDS encoding protein kinase: MLDGQSLVGKEISGCEILTKVAEGGMGAVFKARHKALNRIVCVKILSPSLANDKKAVSLFLTEARAIAELDHPNIVNVYNVGKEQGYYFIVMSFVEGQTLSALLKKERVLPIGKVLDLFDGVLKGLSIAHEKGIIHRDIKPSNILITPEGKPKIVDFGIAKKVDKEKGSTKTTELAGTAYFIAPEQALGKDIDTRADLYSIGASMYYVLTGHFPYNGKNTIEIIQKHINEPVPNPLKLRSNMPGWLAITIQKLMSKNPDDRFSTAKEVYMHFAKMRAEEQLRIKQMQGRATVDLGIESSLKISNEQETFNTTSRNLGATEFYRSMSARQTQPGRPKSNATQMPKLDDLVNGVSALPPKSTPPLAPTMELVPEKPVQADTIPAPKVTVSAIHNPKPATKLLLKILILLPVFLAFAAAVGYVFFSLGKICSAYTSETAGFFSNLLAPLTAGKTLPNQLFYTALALVMLAGIFVSSAIKAYARTTAALLALAAASYLAGVFTPDVKFFNASHLVEYLFSPEYYLCFLVPSVAWVLSLCWRLNRSVPERVFGLAMIILACTLTYCASSLSIAPNLMAASTKILFTAAILFVLLAAYYLCAKSENAIILPTICFVLSLSCFWLYNVSGFANTTQTTLDTLVSVIPMPDADAAQKARTKAQEEYLNISRPGMFKSLTSNKIINFMEEDEKNKLLTDHLNQYAGDLLGEERYPLFIDLLKTYYLVGPSKTTLKIWDYAASYPLENFNNNAKRNNAYFFLVLLLFVMAGLNCIGGILFKEDHL, from the coding sequence ATGCTCGATGGACAATCATTAGTGGGAAAAGAAATTTCCGGCTGCGAGATTTTGACAAAAGTAGCAGAAGGAGGTATGGGAGCTGTATTTAAGGCTCGCCATAAAGCCTTAAACCGCATTGTATGCGTAAAAATTCTAAGCCCCTCTTTGGCCAACGACAAAAAGGCTGTGTCGCTCTTTTTAACCGAAGCTCGCGCTATTGCAGAGTTGGATCATCCTAATATCGTAAACGTATATAATGTAGGAAAAGAACAAGGCTACTATTTTATCGTCATGTCTTTTGTCGAAGGGCAAACACTTTCTGCTCTGCTCAAAAAAGAGCGGGTCTTGCCCATCGGAAAAGTGTTAGACTTATTTGACGGTGTTTTGAAAGGATTATCAATAGCTCACGAAAAAGGCATTATCCACAGAGACATCAAACCTTCCAACATTCTTATCACGCCCGAAGGAAAACCTAAAATTGTGGACTTTGGTATCGCCAAAAAAGTAGATAAAGAAAAAGGGTCCACCAAAACGACCGAACTGGCCGGTACGGCTTATTTTATCGCACCCGAACAAGCCTTAGGTAAAGACATTGATACGCGTGCCGATTTATACTCCATCGGAGCCAGTATGTATTATGTGCTGACGGGGCATTTTCCCTACAATGGCAAAAATACAATTGAAATTATTCAAAAACATATCAACGAGCCTGTCCCCAATCCTCTTAAACTTCGTTCCAATATGCCGGGTTGGTTGGCAATTACCATTCAGAAATTAATGAGCAAAAATCCGGACGACCGTTTTTCTACGGCCAAAGAAGTCTATATGCACTTTGCCAAAATGCGTGCCGAAGAACAACTGCGCATCAAGCAAATGCAAGGCCGCGCAACCGTTGATTTAGGAATTGAAAGCTCTTTAAAAATTTCCAATGAACAGGAAACTTTTAACACCACTTCCAGAAATTTGGGGGCAACGGAGTTTTATCGTTCTATGTCAGCCAGACAAACGCAGCCCGGTCGCCCAAAAAGCAATGCCACGCAAATGCCCAAATTGGACGACTTAGTCAATGGCGTTTCTGCCTTGCCGCCCAAGTCCACTCCGCCCTTGGCACCTACTATGGAACTGGTCCCTGAAAAACCGGTACAGGCGGACACAATCCCGGCCCCTAAGGTGACGGTATCGGCCATTCACAATCCTAAACCGGCGACAAAACTTCTTTTGAAAATTCTTATTTTATTGCCTGTATTTTTGGCTTTTGCCGCTGCAGTGGGATATGTCTTTTTCTCCTTAGGAAAAATATGCTCGGCTTATACGTCAGAAACGGCTGGATTTTTCAGTAATTTGTTAGCCCCGTTGACTGCCGGAAAAACATTACCCAATCAACTGTTTTATACTGCTTTGGCTCTTGTAATGTTGGCAGGCATTTTTGTATCTTCCGCAATTAAAGCCTATGCCAGAACAACCGCTGCCTTACTGGCTTTGGCGGCTGCTTCTTACTTGGCAGGAGTGTTTACTCCCGATGTTAAGTTTTTTAACGCATCGCACCTGGTGGAATATTTATTCTCACCAGAATATTATTTATGTTTCTTGGTACCGTCGGTTGCGTGGGTTTTGTCTCTGTGTTGGCGTTTAAACAGATCCGTACCGGAAAGAGTGTTTGGCCTAGCCATGATTATATTGGCCTGCACTTTGACCTACTGCGCATCTTCATTATCCATCGCACCTAATTTAATGGCAGCCTCTACTAAAATACTTTTTACTGCCGCCATTTTATTTGTGTTGCTTGCGGCCTATTATCTGTGTGCCAAATCTGAAAATGCCATTATTCTACCCACCATCTGTTTTGTGTTATCACTTTCTTGTTTTTGGTTATATAATGTTTCTGGTTTTGCAAACACAACGCAAACAACGTTGGATACGTTGGTAAGCGTGATTCCCATGCCGGATGCAGACGCAGCCCAAAAAGCCCGTACCAAAGCCCAAGAGGAATATTTAAATATCTCTCGACCGGGAATGTTTAAATCGTTAACCTCCAACAAAATTATTAATTTCATGGAAGAAGATGAAAAAAATAAATTGTTAACCGATCATCTTAATCAATATGCCGGCGATTTGTTGGGAGAGGAAAGATATCCGCTGTTTATTGATTTACTCAAAACATATTATTTAGTCGGCCCCAGCAAAACCACCTTAAAAATTTGGGATTATGCCGCCAGTTATCCTCTGGAAAACTTTAACAATAATGCCAAACGTAATAATGCCTATTTCTTTTTAGTCTTATTATTATTTGTAATGGCTGGATTAAACTGTATAGGAGGAATCCTTTTTAAAGAGGATCACTTATGA
- a CDS encoding Stp1/IreP family PP2C-type Ser/Thr phosphatase — MSTFDIEFAAVTDIGKIREKNEDNVLISSDLALGVVADGMGGHSAGEIASSIAVSVLAETIRKINTETLKIPETFLPKLAPTERKLLMAANLANAAIYSTAQSSEIYKMMGTTLTGVLFDKDCAIAVHVGDSRLYLLRDGKIIQITTDHSLAMEHVRRGLLSKADADKSKIQNVLTRAMGIKKNIEFDLLKFPIKEGDVMVLCSDGLYKGLTEQAIADILTQDKDFPIVKTCKHLVRSSNEKDGQDNISAVLIKILPAQKLTFGQRMRRFFRRRK, encoded by the coding sequence ATGAGCACTTTTGACATAGAGTTTGCCGCTGTCACCGACATTGGTAAAATCCGCGAAAAAAATGAAGACAATGTTTTGATTTCCTCCGATTTGGCTTTAGGAGTGGTGGCCGACGGCATGGGAGGGCATAGTGCCGGTGAAATTGCCAGCAGTATTGCTGTATCCGTCCTTGCAGAAACCATTCGTAAAATTAATACGGAAACCCTCAAAATTCCGGAAACCTTTTTGCCCAAATTAGCCCCGACAGAACGCAAACTGTTGATGGCGGCTAATTTAGCAAATGCGGCCATTTATTCTACGGCGCAATCCTCCGAAATTTACAAAATGATGGGCACTACCTTGACGGGTGTCCTGTTTGATAAAGATTGCGCTATAGCAGTACATGTAGGGGATTCTCGCCTTTATTTGTTAAGAGACGGCAAGATTATTCAAATCACTACGGACCATTCTTTAGCAATGGAACATGTCCGTCGTGGTCTTTTATCCAAAGCAGATGCTGACAAGAGTAAAATACAAAATGTTTTGACTCGTGCAATGGGCATCAAGAAAAATATTGAATTTGACCTCTTAAAGTTTCCGATAAAGGAAGGCGATGTAATGGTGCTTTGTTCTGACGGTTTATATAAAGGCTTGACAGAACAAGCCATTGCCGATATTCTGACGCAAGATAAAGACTTCCCTATAGTCAAAACCTGCAAACACTTGGTGCGTTCTTCTAATGAAAAAGACGGGCAAGATAATATTTCAGCCGTTTTAATCAAAATATTACCAGCCCAAAAATTAACATTTGGCCAGAGAATGCGCCGTTTCTTCCGCAGACGTAAATAA
- a CDS encoding co-chaperone GroES, protein MSDVKIKPLGDRLIVKPIERETMKGGIIIPDTAKEKPMEGEVLAAGPGKLDNNGNRTPMDVKVGDKVLYGKYSGTEIKLDNETYLIIHQDEILGILG, encoded by the coding sequence ATGAGCGACGTAAAAATTAAACCGCTCGGCGACAGATTAATCGTTAAGCCGATTGAACGCGAAACCATGAAAGGCGGCATCATTATTCCGGATACCGCTAAAGAAAAACCGATGGAGGGGGAAGTATTAGCCGCCGGTCCGGGCAAATTAGACAATAACGGCAACCGCACGCCGATGGATGTAAAAGTGGGGGATAAAGTACTGTACGGAAAATATTCCGGCACAGAAATCAAATTGGACAACGAAACCTATTTGATTATTCACCAAGATGAAATCTTGGGTATTTTGGGGTAA
- the groL gene encoding chaperonin GroEL (60 kDa chaperone family; promotes refolding of misfolded polypeptides especially under stressful conditions; forms two stacked rings of heptamers to form a barrel-shaped 14mer; ends can be capped by GroES; misfolded proteins enter the barrel where they are refolded when GroES binds): MAKQVIFADEARAKMKAGIEKVANAVKVTLGPKGRSVVLEKKFGSPLIIDDGVTIAKDIELEDKFENMGAQLIREVATKTNDVAGDGTTTATVLADALLKEGIKNITAGANPTMVKKGIELAVSAVKEELAKMQKPVKTKEEKAQIATISSNDRVIGELIAEAMEKVGHEGVITVEEGKTAETKLEVVEGMQFDRGYISPYFVTDTERMECVLENAYIIITDKKISSMNDLLPVLEKIVQSGRPFLIIAEDVDGEALATLVVNKLRGTLKGCAVKAPGFGDRRKEMLQDIAILTGGEVISEERGMKLDKADLAFLGQAERIVVDKENATIVSGKGSKEAIAQRAEQIRKQIENSTSDYDKEKLQERLAKLSGGVAVISVGAATETEMKAKKAKVEDAKNATKAGVEEGLVPGGGVALARSQKALENLKTEDEDVKTGISIVRKALTAPLKQIAVNAGLDGAVVVDKVLAMQGNADGFDAETGTYGDLLKAGVVDPAKVVRTALENASSIAATVLLTECLVADAPEKEGHAHGPAGMPGMGGMGGMM; the protein is encoded by the coding sequence ATGGCAAAACAAGTTATTTTTGCAGATGAAGCCCGTGCTAAAATGAAAGCGGGTATCGAAAAAGTAGCCAATGCAGTAAAAGTGACGTTGGGACCTAAAGGGCGCAGTGTTGTGTTGGAAAAAAAGTTTGGTTCTCCGCTCATCATCGATGACGGCGTCACCATTGCTAAAGACATTGAACTTGAAGATAAATTTGAAAATATGGGTGCGCAACTTATTCGTGAAGTAGCCACCAAAACCAACGATGTAGCCGGTGACGGCACCACCACCGCTACGGTGCTTGCGGATGCTTTGCTCAAAGAAGGTATTAAAAATATTACCGCCGGAGCCAATCCGACGATGGTCAAAAAAGGTATCGAACTTGCTGTTTCTGCCGTAAAAGAAGAATTGGCCAAAATGCAAAAGCCGGTAAAAACCAAAGAAGAAAAGGCTCAAATCGCCACTATTTCTTCCAATGACCGCGTTATCGGCGAACTTATCGCTGAAGCGATGGAAAAAGTAGGCCATGAAGGCGTAATCACGGTAGAAGAAGGAAAAACCGCTGAAACCAAATTAGAAGTAGTGGAAGGTATGCAGTTTGATCGCGGTTATATTTCTCCGTATTTTGTCACCGATACCGAAAGAATGGAATGTGTGTTAGAAAATGCCTACATTATCATTACCGATAAGAAAATTTCTTCTATGAATGATCTCTTGCCCGTTTTAGAAAAAATTGTACAAAGCGGTAGACCCTTCTTAATCATTGCTGAAGATGTGGACGGTGAAGCTTTGGCTACGTTGGTAGTCAACAAATTGCGCGGTACTTTAAAAGGCTGTGCCGTAAAAGCACCCGGCTTTGGTGACAGACGCAAAGAAATGTTGCAAGATATCGCCATTTTAACCGGTGGTGAAGTTATCAGCGAAGAACGCGGCATGAAACTCGACAAGGCCGACCTGGCTTTCCTCGGTCAAGCCGAACGCATCGTAGTAGATAAAGAAAATGCCACCATCGTCAGCGGTAAAGGCAGCAAAGAAGCCATCGCTCAACGTGCTGAACAAATCCGCAAACAAATTGAAAATTCCACCAGCGATTACGATAAAGAAAAATTGCAAGAACGCTTGGCTAAACTTTCCGGCGGTGTGGCTGTTATCAGCGTAGGTGCTGCTACCGAAACCGAAATGAAAGCCAAAAAAGCTAAAGTGGAAGATGCCAAAAATGCTACTAAAGCCGGTGTGGAAGAAGGTCTTGTTCCCGGTGGCGGTGTTGCTTTGGCCCGTAGCCAAAAAGCGCTGGAAAATTTAAAAACCGAAGATGAAGACGTTAAAACCGGTATTTCCATCGTACGCAAAGCCTTAACAGCTCCTTTGAAACAAATTGCGGTTAATGCCGGTTTAGACGGCGCCGTAGTAGTAGATAAAGTGTTAGCCATGCAAGGTAATGCTGATGGTTTTGATGCCGAAACCGGCACCTATGGTGACCTTTTGAAAGCTGGTGTGGTAGACCCTGCCAAAGTGGTACGCACCGCTTTAGAAAATGCCTCCTCCATTGCCGCTACCGTACTTTTGACCGAATGTTTGGTAGCCGATGCTCCGGAAAAAGAAGGCCATGCTCATGGTCCGGCCGGAATGCCCGGCATGGGTGGAATGGGCGGAATGATGTAA
- a CDS encoding Bax inhibitor-1/YccA family protein produces the protein MSQGNPLFNEKAYEQTINRSRISQAMTLQGTVNKTFTLLFLCVVAGMVAWKHYLALSGYTVLISIATFVVAMIVIFRKNTAPLLAPVYAIGEGVVLGIVSAAYNATYQGIVAQAIAITLLVFVMMLFLYKTGIIKVTRTFIIGVTAATGAIALFYFGSMLLGLFGVNVPYFTSSSGLSIAINVFICLVAAANFALDFHFIDQLTSQIVAPKYMEWYAGFSLMVTLVWLYLEILRLLARSRNR, from the coding sequence ATGTCTCAAGGAAATCCGCTTTTTAACGAAAAAGCATACGAACAAACCATAAATCGTAGTAGAATAAGCCAAGCCATGACTTTGCAAGGTACCGTGAACAAAACCTTCACGCTATTATTTTTATGCGTGGTGGCCGGCATGGTAGCGTGGAAACATTATCTGGCTCTGTCCGGATATACCGTCTTGATTTCCATCGCCACTTTTGTCGTGGCCATGATTGTCATCTTCCGCAAAAACACTGCCCCATTGCTCGCGCCTGTTTATGCCATCGGAGAAGGGGTCGTATTAGGTATTGTTTCAGCTGCTTATAATGCCACTTATCAAGGTATTGTGGCTCAAGCCATCGCCATCACTTTGTTAGTGTTTGTGATGATGTTGTTTTTATACAAAACCGGCATTATTAAAGTGACGCGCACCTTTATCATTGGCGTGACAGCTGCTACAGGAGCTATTGCTTTGTTTTACTTCGGCTCTATGTTGTTGGGTTTGTTTGGAGTCAACGTGCCTTACTTTACCAGCAGTAGTGGTCTATCTATCGCTATTAATGTATTTATCTGCTTAGTAGCAGCGGCCAACTTTGCCTTAGACTTCCATTTTATTGATCAATTAACCTCTCAAATAGTTGCTCCCAAATATATGGAATGGTATGCCGGTTTCTCTCTGATGGTGACACTGGTGTGGCTTTATTTGGAAATTTTGCGCCTGTTAGCACGCAGTCGCAATAGATAA